A region of Rattus rattus isolate New Zealand chromosome 7, Rrattus_CSIRO_v1, whole genome shotgun sequence DNA encodes the following proteins:
- the Rps29 gene encoding 40S ribosomal protein S29 codes for MGHQQLYWSHPRKFGQGSRSCRVCSNRHGLIRKYGLNMCRQCFRQYAKDIGFIKLD; via the exons ATGGGTCACCAGCAGCTCTACTGGAGTCACCCGCGGAAGTTCGGCCAGGGTTCTCGCTCTTG ccgCGTCTGCTCTAACCGCCACGGTCTGATCCGTAAATACGGGCTGAACATGTGCCGACAGTGCTTCCGTCAGTATGCGAAGGACATAGGCTTCATTAAG TTGGACTAA